A window of the Brassica oleracea var. oleracea cultivar TO1000 chromosome C1, BOL, whole genome shotgun sequence genome harbors these coding sequences:
- the LOC106339898 gene encoding uncharacterized protein LOC106339898 — translation MANFWWGSDAHLRKIHWIAWERLCLSKESGGMGFRDLEAFNQALLAKQAWKVLSSPQCLLAQVLKSRYFPNSNFLKAKIGDKPSYAWRSLLFGRELLIKDLQKRVGDGNSINVWTDRWIEDEADGYGIRAPWIKNCTFNVNLRARDLIDFQNRRWNVQALEEVLVPSDIQIIIKNQPVTSKEDFWSWKLNKSGAYSVKSGYWLAFREKSKELRSWVEALPSINSLKAQVWKVQAGPKIKIFVWKALSQALPVAELLSERGMKCDERCQLCGFEGESVNHVLFSCNLARQCWALSNIPSPRNGFNDESIYENLDYLLTLSKAEEISRKVKKEADAWFLAQQVQNGMEEVEASVRVKGATKENHAVLGGWILYENGRVLEHSRRAFSDVKTVGEAKLQMWLWVMERMKSLRKKKVRFVSTFGDYVKAIEKPIFRPALQYEASEIKRELQGFEAWELRIGSPVTVRCASLIA, via the exons ATGGCCAACTTCTGGTGGGGATCGGATGCTCATCTTCGGAAAATTCACTGGATTGCTTGGGAGAGACTATGTTTGTCAAAGGAGAGTGGAGGGATGGGTTTCCGGGACTTGGAAGCCTTTAATCAAGCTCTTTTGGCAAAACAGGCGTGGAAAGTTTTATCGTCCCCTCAGTGTTTATTGGCTCAGGTCCTCAAGAGTAGATACTTTCCAAATTCAAACTTCTTGAAAGCCAAAATTGGAGACAAGCCATCATATGCATGGAGAAGTTTGTTGTTTGGGAGAGAGTTGCTAATTAAAGATTTACAGAAGAGAGTTGGAGATGGGAACTCAATCAACGTTTGGACTGATAGATGGATTGAAGATGAAGCAGATGGGTATGGAATAAGGGCGCCTTGGATTAAAAACTGCACTTTCAATGTTAACCTGAGGGCAAGAGATTTGATAGATTTCCAAAACAGAAGATGGAACGTACAGGCGTTGGAGGAGGTCCTCGTGCCCTCGGATATTCAAATCATCATCAAGAATCAACCTGTTACCTCCAAAGAAGACTTCTGGTCGTGGAAACTTAACAAATCAGGGGCCTATTCAGTCAAATCAGGGTATTGGTTAGCGTTTAGAGAAAAAAGTAAAGAGCTCCGTAGCTGGGTGGAAGCGCTCCCATCGATCAACAGCCTCAAAGCCCAGGTTTGGAAAGTGCAGGCTGGTCCAAAAATTAAGATTTTTGTTTGGAAAGCTCTGTCACAAGCCCTTCCGGTTGCTGAACTGTTAAGTGAGAGAGGAATGAAGTGTGATGAGAGATGTCAACTGTGTGGGTTCGAAGGGGAATCGGTGAACCATGTGTTGTTCAGTTGTAATCTAGCTAGGCAGTGTTGGGCACTCTCTAATATACCTTCTCCTCGGAATGGGTTTAACGATGAGTCTATATATGAAAATTTGGATTATTTATTGACGCTGAGTAAGGCAG AGGAAATCTCAAGGAAAGTGAAAAAAGAGGCGGACGCTTGGTTCCTTGCGCAACAAGTGCAAAATGGCATGGAGGAAGTAGAGGCAAGTGTGCGGGTGAAGGGGGCCACAAAAGAGAATCATGCCGTTTTAGGAGGTTGGATCTTGT ATGAGAATGGCAGAGTGTTGGAACACAGTAGGAGAGCCTTCTCGGATGTGAAGACAGTGGGTGAGGCCAAGCTACAGATGTGGCTGTGGGTAATGGAGCGTATGAAGAGCTTGAGAAAGAAGAAGGTTAGGTTTGTCTCAACTTTTGGGGATTATGTGAAGGCAATTGAAAAACCTATCTTTCGACCAGCTTTGCAATATGAAGCCTCAGAAATAAAGAGAGAGTTGCAAGGTTTTGAGGCTTGGGAATTAAGGATCGGATCACCGGTGACAGTCAGATGCGCATCTCTTATTGCTTAG
- the LOC106317743 gene encoding heterogeneous nuclear ribonucleoprotein 1, with protein MGSRSRNENFQSGDGASPGKIFIGGLHKDTTNTEFNKHFGKYGEITDSVIMRDRHTGLPRGFGFITFADPSVVDQVIEDTHTFNGKQVEIKRTIPKGAGAGGNQPKDFKTKKIFVGGIPSSVTEDELKDFFAKYGTIVEHQIIRDHETNRSRGFGFVIFDSEEVVDELLSKGNMVDMADTQVEIKKAEPKKSSNRSPPSYGSHPRGRSSFNDSYGGPYGGPYGGFDGGYGPPPGPIRSHGGPPSRFAAGYGYGRGGVGPEFGGGYGGYGGGSLGYRSEPPLGYSSRFGPYGSGFGGEGYGGGGGGGYGRGGGEGYGGYGGGPGYGGGFESGGPGGSYEGAGGPGPYGRGYSSSSRYHPYAR; from the exons ATGGGGTCCAGATCTCGCAACGAAAACTTTCAATCCGGCGATGGCGCAAGCCCAGG GAAGATATTCATCGGAGGATTGCACAAGGACACCACTAACA CTGAGTTCAATAAGCACTTTGGCAAGTACGGTGAGATTACAGACTCGGTGATAATGAGAGATCGACACACGGGCCTACCTAGAGGTTTCGGTTTCATCACCTTTGCTGATCCTTCTGTTGTTGATCAAGTCATCGAAGACACTCATACCTTCAATGGCAAACAG GTTGAGATCAAGAGGACGATTCCTAAAGGTGCTGGTGCTGGTGGGAACCAGCCTAAGGATTTCAAGACTAAGAAGATTTTTGTCGGTGGTATACCCTCTTCTGTTACTGAAG ATGAGCTTAAGGACTTTTTTGCCAAGTACGGGACCATAGTGGAGCACCAGATTATCCGAGACCATGAAACAAACAGGTCCCGAGGTTTCGGTTTTGTGATTTTTGACAGCGAGGAGGTTGTCGATGAGTTGTTGTCTAAAGGAAACATGGTCGACATGGCTGACACTCAG GTGGAGATCAAGAAAGCCGAACCAAAGAAATCTTCGAACCGTTCACCTCCTTCTTATGGTAGTCACCCTAGAGGCCGTTCTTCCTTTAACGATAGTTATGGCGGACCTTACGGTGGACCTTACGGAGGTTTTGATGGAGGGTATGGTCCTCCTCCAGGTCCCATTAGGTCACATGGAGGTCCTCCTAGTAGGTTTGCTGCGGGGTATGGGTATGGTCGTGGCGGTGTAGGCCCTGAGTTTGGAGGAGGGTATGGTGGCTACGGTGGTGGTAGTTTAGGTTACAGGAGTGAACCACCCCTTGGCTATTCTAGTCGTTTTGGACCCTATGGGAGCGGGTTTGGTGGTGAGGGCTATGGAGGTGGAGGTGGTGGAGGATATGGTCGTGGAGGAGGGGAAGGCTACGGGGGATATGGTGGAGGCCCAGGTTATGGTGGGGGGTTTGAATCAGGTGGCCCAGGTGGAAGTTATGAAGGAGCAGGTGGTCCTGGTCCATATGGCAGAGGTTATAGTAGCAGTAGTCGATACCATCCATATGCAAGATAG
- the LOC106317727 gene encoding formin-binding protein 4 isoform X3, which translates to MRKLTALSFIVTGQKTENPLLLLGQYSDEEEVEDEKEDKADDATAESSVANKNEQVKAHKDTNVKSGADTTIKMVDQQQTAEDSSASVFKAEGGSGYVTASYSTASDGLNKQTDPSVQATGTVSLEYHTPMDVTSQWKMILHEESNQYYYWNTLTGETSWEVPAVLTQTATAYGTGYNESGHVVTDAYTLSSGVEPSYLQQPVENVYTGTDCSTFLTAEPGGSNKSEDHYAKSLGTDGHQVESQIDSAVNYQPCQEKLAGPGNSDHMQASVDQGAATDLPSRLLSQSEGLLDKLRSLQKSHGTFHSNEQISKYILELEVRHSDVKALLYDTSPLLSFWLHTEKELKRLEDGVNDEIYELAKSAVMDGIAETNNSSPKEKLVTDDNTASETHDSGREGELAQSGKTLHSDESVDGDGSPTHSQSHPPEKSDNVTPLDEIQKVGSSVVEDVDMDVDMEVEESVPLSPAQAIDASDTSNLHADVPPPPGEEWVPPPPSEVEDVPPPPPDSFSEPVPPPPLENDHVLQPFSSDSVGVTYTVPQSYIQQPADHAAQYNLTYPESSYQYISNAAAPNTQFYGQVDGSQVSLPQSAYYYETVPGTSEVAPVEAYYNLNGVAPLFPVSAEASLNHGGAGSANYNIPSESSKAVEPNSKSNDSGEAASLSSAAQSTDGTGGASLLAKGQSKVKRAKKRTVAATTSTLRSNKKVSSLVDKWKAAKEELNDSEEEEEEDDYGVLDRKRRREIEEWKSRQIASGEAKDNANFQPLGGDWREKVKRRKERAGREADEPKKKDDKVQKPDLTKLSAHLPSGWQAYWDESTKKTYYGNTITSETSWTRPTN; encoded by the exons CAGAAAACAGAGAACCCTTTGCTTTTACTTGGACAATATAGTGATGAGGAGGAGGTGGAAGATGAGAAGGAGGATAAGGCAGATGATGCCACTGCCGAAAGTTCTGTAGCCAATAAAAATGAACAG GTTAAAGCACACAAAGATACAAATGTCAAATCTGGTGCAGACACGACTATCAAGATGGTTGACCAACAACAAACAGCGGAGGATTCTTCTGCTTCTGTTTTTAAGGCTGAAGGGGGGAGTGGTTATGTCACAGCAAGTTACTCCACAGCCTCGGATGGACTAAACAAGCAGACGGATCCCTCAGTTCAAGCAACTGGCACCGTGTCTTTGGAGTATCATACTCCCATGGATGTTACTTCGCAGTGGAAGATGATTTTGCATGAGGAGAGCAATCAGTATTACTACTGGAACACACTAACTGGAGAAACTTCGTGGGAAGTTCCTGCTGTATTGACTCAAACTGCTACGGCATATGGGACTGGATACAATGAGTCTGGGCATGTTGTTACAGATGCGTACACCTTGAGTTCTGGTGTTGAACCAAGCTATTTGCAACAACCCGTGGAAAATGTATACACAGGAACTGATTGTTCGACCTTTCTAACAGCTGAGCCGGGTGGGAGTAACAAAAGTGAAGATCATTATGCCAAAAGCTTAGGAACTGATGGTCATCAAGTTGAAAGTCAGATAGACTCTGCTGTTAATTACCAACCATGTCAGGAGAAGCTTGCAGGGCCAGGAAATTCAGATCATATGCAGGCTAGTGTTGATCAAGGAGCGGCTACTGACCTCCCTTCTCGCCTATTGAGCCAAAGCGAAGGCTTACTGGACAAGCTGAGGTCTCTGCAGAA GTCTCATGGGACCTTTCACAGCAATGAGCAGATATCAAAGTACATACTGGAGCTTGAAGTGAGACATTCTGATGTAAAGGCACTGTTATATGATACCTCACCTTTACTTTCCTTTTGGCTCCACACTGAGAAAGAACTCAAGCGTCTGGAAGACGGCGTTAACGATGAGATTTACGAGCTTGCAAAATCTGCAGTAATGGACGGAATTGCAGAAACTAACAATAGCTCTCCCAAAGAAAAGTTGGTCACAGATGATAATACAGCAAGTGAAACTCATGACAGTGGGAGAGAAGGAGAGTTAGCTCAATCCGGAAAAACTCTTCATTCAGATGAATCAGTGGATGGTGATGGATCTCCCACCCACTCCCAAAGCCATCCACCTGAGAAGTCTGATAATGTTACTCCTTTAGATGAGATTCAGAAGGTAGGCTCCTCAGTTGTGGAAGATGTTGACATGGATGTGGATATGGAGGTTGAAGAATCAGTTCCATTGTCTCCTGCTCAAGCGATAGATGCTTCAGATACATCCAACCTTCACGCAGATGTTCCACCGCCTCCGGGGGAAGAGTGGGTTCCACCACCGCCTTCTGAGGTTGAAGATGTTCCACCACCACCGCCTGATAGTTTTAGTGAACCAGTTCCTCCACCACCTCTTGAAAACGATCATGTCCTTCAACCCTTCTCCAGTGACTCTGTGGGAGTTACCTACACCGTACCGCAATCATATATTCAGCAACCTGCTGATCATGCTGCTCAATACAACTTAACCTATCCAGAGTCCAGTTATCAATATATTTCCAATGCTGCTGCTCCTAACACTCAGTTCTATGGCCAAGTCGACGGATCTCAAGTCTCTCTGCCCCAGTCGGCATATTACTATGAAACTGTTCCTGGTACAAGTGAAGTTGCTCCTGTTGAAGCTTATTACAATCTCAATGGCGTAGCTCCGCTCTTTCCAGTCTCTGCGGAGGCATCACTGAATCACGGTGGAGCTGGTTCTGCTAACTACAACATCCCAAGCGAATCTTCCAAAGCTGTAGAGCCTAACTCCAAATCCAATGATTCTGGGGAAGCAGCATCTTTGAGCTCTGCTGCACAATCCACAGATGGTACAGGTGGAGCGTCTCTATTAGCAAAGGGTCAATCTAAAG TGAAACGGGCTAAAAAGCGGACAGTTGCTGCTACTACATCCACATTGAGGTCTAATAAAAAGGTTTCGAGTTTGGTGGACAAG TGGAAAGCTGCGAAAGAAGAGCTAAACGATAGCGAAGAAGAGGAAGAAGAAGATGATTACGGGGTCCTAGATAGAAAAAGACGACGAGAAATCGAAGAATGGAAATCCAGACAGATTGCGAGTGGAGAGGCTAAAGACAATGCTAACTTCCAACCCCTCGGTGGTGACTG GCGTGAGAAAGTAAAAAGGAGGAAAGAAAGAGCGGGACGTGAAGCTGATGAGCCTAAGAAGAAAGACGACAAGGTACAAAAACCTGATCTGACAAAACTCTCAGCACATCTCCCTTCAGGGTGGCAG GCGTATTGGGACGAGTCTACCAAGAAAACTTACTATGGGAATACGATAACATCTGAAACCTCTTGGACACGACCCACCAACTGA
- the LOC106317727 gene encoding formin-binding protein 4 isoform X1: protein MGKRKERRFAANNTSRRVKLDLFAEPSGDLGGSDVRCDGDEKEQTEPNELPKSPSSSGQKTENPLLLLGQYSDEEEVEDEKEDKADDATAESSVANKNEQVKAHKDTNVKSGADTTIKMVDQQQTAEDSSASVFKAEGGSGYVTASYSTASDGLNKQTDPSVQATGTVSLEYHTPMDVTSQWKMILHEESNQYYYWNTLTGETSWEVPAVLTQTATAYGTGYNESGHVVTDAYTLSSGVEPSYLQQPVENVYTGTDCSTFLTAEPGGSNKSEDHYAKSLGTDGHQVESQIDSAVNYQPCQEKLAGPGNSDHMQASVDQGAATDLPSRLLSQSEGLLDKLRSLQKSHGTFHSNEQISKYILELEVRHSDVKALLYDTSPLLSFWLHTEKELKRLEDGVNDEIYELAKSAVMDGIAETNNSSPKEKLVTDDNTASETHDSGREGELAQSGKTLHSDESVDGDGSPTHSQSHPPEKSDNVTPLDEIQKVGSSVVEDVDMDVDMEVEESVPLSPAQAIDASDTSNLHADVPPPPGEEWVPPPPSEVEDVPPPPPDSFSEPVPPPPLENDHVLQPFSSDSVGVTYTVPQSYIQQPADHAAQYNLTYPESSYQYISNAAAPNTQFYGQVDGSQVSLPQSAYYYETVPGTSEVAPVEAYYNLNGVAPLFPVSAEASLNHGGAGSANYNIPSESSKAVEPNSKSNDSGEAASLSSAAQSTDGTGGASLLAKGQSKVKRAKKRTVAATTSTLRSNKKVSSLVDKWKAAKEELNDSEEEEEEDDYGVLDRKRRREIEEWKSRQIASGEAKDNANFQPLGGDWREKVKRRKERAGREADEPKKKDDKVQKPDLTKLSAHLPSGWQAYWDESTKKTYYGNTITSETSWTRPTN from the exons CAGAAAACAGAGAACCCTTTGCTTTTACTTGGACAATATAGTGATGAGGAGGAGGTGGAAGATGAGAAGGAGGATAAGGCAGATGATGCCACTGCCGAAAGTTCTGTAGCCAATAAAAATGAACAG GTTAAAGCACACAAAGATACAAATGTCAAATCTGGTGCAGACACGACTATCAAGATGGTTGACCAACAACAAACAGCGGAGGATTCTTCTGCTTCTGTTTTTAAGGCTGAAGGGGGGAGTGGTTATGTCACAGCAAGTTACTCCACAGCCTCGGATGGACTAAACAAGCAGACGGATCCCTCAGTTCAAGCAACTGGCACCGTGTCTTTGGAGTATCATACTCCCATGGATGTTACTTCGCAGTGGAAGATGATTTTGCATGAGGAGAGCAATCAGTATTACTACTGGAACACACTAACTGGAGAAACTTCGTGGGAAGTTCCTGCTGTATTGACTCAAACTGCTACGGCATATGGGACTGGATACAATGAGTCTGGGCATGTTGTTACAGATGCGTACACCTTGAGTTCTGGTGTTGAACCAAGCTATTTGCAACAACCCGTGGAAAATGTATACACAGGAACTGATTGTTCGACCTTTCTAACAGCTGAGCCGGGTGGGAGTAACAAAAGTGAAGATCATTATGCCAAAAGCTTAGGAACTGATGGTCATCAAGTTGAAAGTCAGATAGACTCTGCTGTTAATTACCAACCATGTCAGGAGAAGCTTGCAGGGCCAGGAAATTCAGATCATATGCAGGCTAGTGTTGATCAAGGAGCGGCTACTGACCTCCCTTCTCGCCTATTGAGCCAAAGCGAAGGCTTACTGGACAAGCTGAGGTCTCTGCAGAA GTCTCATGGGACCTTTCACAGCAATGAGCAGATATCAAAGTACATACTGGAGCTTGAAGTGAGACATTCTGATGTAAAGGCACTGTTATATGATACCTCACCTTTACTTTCCTTTTGGCTCCACACTGAGAAAGAACTCAAGCGTCTGGAAGACGGCGTTAACGATGAGATTTACGAGCTTGCAAAATCTGCAGTAATGGACGGAATTGCAGAAACTAACAATAGCTCTCCCAAAGAAAAGTTGGTCACAGATGATAATACAGCAAGTGAAACTCATGACAGTGGGAGAGAAGGAGAGTTAGCTCAATCCGGAAAAACTCTTCATTCAGATGAATCAGTGGATGGTGATGGATCTCCCACCCACTCCCAAAGCCATCCACCTGAGAAGTCTGATAATGTTACTCCTTTAGATGAGATTCAGAAGGTAGGCTCCTCAGTTGTGGAAGATGTTGACATGGATGTGGATATGGAGGTTGAAGAATCAGTTCCATTGTCTCCTGCTCAAGCGATAGATGCTTCAGATACATCCAACCTTCACGCAGATGTTCCACCGCCTCCGGGGGAAGAGTGGGTTCCACCACCGCCTTCTGAGGTTGAAGATGTTCCACCACCACCGCCTGATAGTTTTAGTGAACCAGTTCCTCCACCACCTCTTGAAAACGATCATGTCCTTCAACCCTTCTCCAGTGACTCTGTGGGAGTTACCTACACCGTACCGCAATCATATATTCAGCAACCTGCTGATCATGCTGCTCAATACAACTTAACCTATCCAGAGTCCAGTTATCAATATATTTCCAATGCTGCTGCTCCTAACACTCAGTTCTATGGCCAAGTCGACGGATCTCAAGTCTCTCTGCCCCAGTCGGCATATTACTATGAAACTGTTCCTGGTACAAGTGAAGTTGCTCCTGTTGAAGCTTATTACAATCTCAATGGCGTAGCTCCGCTCTTTCCAGTCTCTGCGGAGGCATCACTGAATCACGGTGGAGCTGGTTCTGCTAACTACAACATCCCAAGCGAATCTTCCAAAGCTGTAGAGCCTAACTCCAAATCCAATGATTCTGGGGAAGCAGCATCTTTGAGCTCTGCTGCACAATCCACAGATGGTACAGGTGGAGCGTCTCTATTAGCAAAGGGTCAATCTAAAG TGAAACGGGCTAAAAAGCGGACAGTTGCTGCTACTACATCCACATTGAGGTCTAATAAAAAGGTTTCGAGTTTGGTGGACAAG TGGAAAGCTGCGAAAGAAGAGCTAAACGATAGCGAAGAAGAGGAAGAAGAAGATGATTACGGGGTCCTAGATAGAAAAAGACGACGAGAAATCGAAGAATGGAAATCCAGACAGATTGCGAGTGGAGAGGCTAAAGACAATGCTAACTTCCAACCCCTCGGTGGTGACTG GCGTGAGAAAGTAAAAAGGAGGAAAGAAAGAGCGGGACGTGAAGCTGATGAGCCTAAGAAGAAAGACGACAAGGTACAAAAACCTGATCTGACAAAACTCTCAGCACATCTCCCTTCAGGGTGGCAG GCGTATTGGGACGAGTCTACCAAGAAAACTTACTATGGGAATACGATAACATCTGAAACCTCTTGGACACGACCCACCAACTGA
- the LOC106317727 gene encoding formin-binding protein 4 isoform X2 has protein sequence MGKRKERRFAANNTSRRVKLDLFAEPSGDLGGSDVRCDGDEKEQTEPNELPKSPSSSGQKTENPLLLLGQYSDEEEVEDEKEDKADDATAESSVANKNEQVKAHKDTNVKSGADTTIKMVDQQQTAEDSSASVFKAEGGSGYVTASYSTASDGLNKQTDPSVQATGTVSLEYHTPMDVTSQWKMILHEESNQYYYWNTLTGETSWEVPAVLTQTATAYGTGYNESGHVVTDAYTLSSGVEPSYLQQPVENVYTGTDCSTFLTAEPGGSNKSEDHYAKSLGTDGHQVESQIDSAVNYQPCQEKLAGPGNSDHMQASVDQGAATDLPSRLLSQSEGLLDKLRSHGTFHSNEQISKYILELEVRHSDVKALLYDTSPLLSFWLHTEKELKRLEDGVNDEIYELAKSAVMDGIAETNNSSPKEKLVTDDNTASETHDSGREGELAQSGKTLHSDESVDGDGSPTHSQSHPPEKSDNVTPLDEIQKVGSSVVEDVDMDVDMEVEESVPLSPAQAIDASDTSNLHADVPPPPGEEWVPPPPSEVEDVPPPPPDSFSEPVPPPPLENDHVLQPFSSDSVGVTYTVPQSYIQQPADHAAQYNLTYPESSYQYISNAAAPNTQFYGQVDGSQVSLPQSAYYYETVPGTSEVAPVEAYYNLNGVAPLFPVSAEASLNHGGAGSANYNIPSESSKAVEPNSKSNDSGEAASLSSAAQSTDGTGGASLLAKGQSKVKRAKKRTVAATTSTLRSNKKVSSLVDKWKAAKEELNDSEEEEEEDDYGVLDRKRRREIEEWKSRQIASGEAKDNANFQPLGGDWREKVKRRKERAGREADEPKKKDDKVQKPDLTKLSAHLPSGWQAYWDESTKKTYYGNTITSETSWTRPTN, from the exons CAGAAAACAGAGAACCCTTTGCTTTTACTTGGACAATATAGTGATGAGGAGGAGGTGGAAGATGAGAAGGAGGATAAGGCAGATGATGCCACTGCCGAAAGTTCTGTAGCCAATAAAAATGAACAG GTTAAAGCACACAAAGATACAAATGTCAAATCTGGTGCAGACACGACTATCAAGATGGTTGACCAACAACAAACAGCGGAGGATTCTTCTGCTTCTGTTTTTAAGGCTGAAGGGGGGAGTGGTTATGTCACAGCAAGTTACTCCACAGCCTCGGATGGACTAAACAAGCAGACGGATCCCTCAGTTCAAGCAACTGGCACCGTGTCTTTGGAGTATCATACTCCCATGGATGTTACTTCGCAGTGGAAGATGATTTTGCATGAGGAGAGCAATCAGTATTACTACTGGAACACACTAACTGGAGAAACTTCGTGGGAAGTTCCTGCTGTATTGACTCAAACTGCTACGGCATATGGGACTGGATACAATGAGTCTGGGCATGTTGTTACAGATGCGTACACCTTGAGTTCTGGTGTTGAACCAAGCTATTTGCAACAACCCGTGGAAAATGTATACACAGGAACTGATTGTTCGACCTTTCTAACAGCTGAGCCGGGTGGGAGTAACAAAAGTGAAGATCATTATGCCAAAAGCTTAGGAACTGATGGTCATCAAGTTGAAAGTCAGATAGACTCTGCTGTTAATTACCAACCATGTCAGGAGAAGCTTGCAGGGCCAGGAAATTCAGATCATATGCAGGCTAGTGTTGATCAAGGAGCGGCTACTGACCTCCCTTCTCGCCTATTGAGCCAAAGCGAAGGCTTACTGGACAAGCTGAG GTCTCATGGGACCTTTCACAGCAATGAGCAGATATCAAAGTACATACTGGAGCTTGAAGTGAGACATTCTGATGTAAAGGCACTGTTATATGATACCTCACCTTTACTTTCCTTTTGGCTCCACACTGAGAAAGAACTCAAGCGTCTGGAAGACGGCGTTAACGATGAGATTTACGAGCTTGCAAAATCTGCAGTAATGGACGGAATTGCAGAAACTAACAATAGCTCTCCCAAAGAAAAGTTGGTCACAGATGATAATACAGCAAGTGAAACTCATGACAGTGGGAGAGAAGGAGAGTTAGCTCAATCCGGAAAAACTCTTCATTCAGATGAATCAGTGGATGGTGATGGATCTCCCACCCACTCCCAAAGCCATCCACCTGAGAAGTCTGATAATGTTACTCCTTTAGATGAGATTCAGAAGGTAGGCTCCTCAGTTGTGGAAGATGTTGACATGGATGTGGATATGGAGGTTGAAGAATCAGTTCCATTGTCTCCTGCTCAAGCGATAGATGCTTCAGATACATCCAACCTTCACGCAGATGTTCCACCGCCTCCGGGGGAAGAGTGGGTTCCACCACCGCCTTCTGAGGTTGAAGATGTTCCACCACCACCGCCTGATAGTTTTAGTGAACCAGTTCCTCCACCACCTCTTGAAAACGATCATGTCCTTCAACCCTTCTCCAGTGACTCTGTGGGAGTTACCTACACCGTACCGCAATCATATATTCAGCAACCTGCTGATCATGCTGCTCAATACAACTTAACCTATCCAGAGTCCAGTTATCAATATATTTCCAATGCTGCTGCTCCTAACACTCAGTTCTATGGCCAAGTCGACGGATCTCAAGTCTCTCTGCCCCAGTCGGCATATTACTATGAAACTGTTCCTGGTACAAGTGAAGTTGCTCCTGTTGAAGCTTATTACAATCTCAATGGCGTAGCTCCGCTCTTTCCAGTCTCTGCGGAGGCATCACTGAATCACGGTGGAGCTGGTTCTGCTAACTACAACATCCCAAGCGAATCTTCCAAAGCTGTAGAGCCTAACTCCAAATCCAATGATTCTGGGGAAGCAGCATCTTTGAGCTCTGCTGCACAATCCACAGATGGTACAGGTGGAGCGTCTCTATTAGCAAAGGGTCAATCTAAAG TGAAACGGGCTAAAAAGCGGACAGTTGCTGCTACTACATCCACATTGAGGTCTAATAAAAAGGTTTCGAGTTTGGTGGACAAG TGGAAAGCTGCGAAAGAAGAGCTAAACGATAGCGAAGAAGAGGAAGAAGAAGATGATTACGGGGTCCTAGATAGAAAAAGACGACGAGAAATCGAAGAATGGAAATCCAGACAGATTGCGAGTGGAGAGGCTAAAGACAATGCTAACTTCCAACCCCTCGGTGGTGACTG GCGTGAGAAAGTAAAAAGGAGGAAAGAAAGAGCGGGACGTGAAGCTGATGAGCCTAAGAAGAAAGACGACAAGGTACAAAAACCTGATCTGACAAAACTCTCAGCACATCTCCCTTCAGGGTGGCAG GCGTATTGGGACGAGTCTACCAAGAAAACTTACTATGGGAATACGATAACATCTGAAACCTCTTGGACACGACCCACCAACTGA